Below is a genomic region from Persicimonas caeni.
ATCAGCATCACGGCGCTCGACAGCGCCGCCTCGAAGGCGAGCGTGGCGGTGCGCATCTCGTAGAACATCACGGCCGGGTCGGCATCCTCGATGACCGCGGCCAGCTCGACGGGGGCCAGCCGGTGGTTGAGCGGGACGAAGACCGCGCCGCGTAGCGCGCACGCGGCCTGCAGGGTGACCAGCGCGATGCGGTTGGGCATGAGCGCTGCGACGCGGTCGCCCGCGCCGATGTCGAGCCCGGCGAGTTGGGCGGCGCGTGTCTTCGTCATTCGCCACAGCTCGGCGTAGGTGACCTGACGCTCCGGCTCGATGAGCGCGATCTTGTCGGGGCGTGTGTGGGCGTGGTGTTTGAGCCAGTCGCTGCTGAGGAGCATGGGTGGGTAGGGGGTTGGGGTTTGGGGGCCTATGGCCTTGGTCTTGGATTAGATGCGGTGGGGGTGGGGGGAGTTACATGGGTGGGTTCGCGTGGGGCGAAGGAAAAATTCGCGTGTAACGCATTGTGGTGGCGTTGCATCTGAGGAATGCACTGCATCTAAGGCGACACGCTGCATATCGGAGTTCGTATGACGCATTACAAAAAGCCCGACCTCGAGCCTGCCATCCTGGAGGCTTGCCTCGACCAGCTTCCCATCGGCGCGATCCTCGTCGACGACGAGGGTGTCATCAAGCGGTTCAATCGCTACGAGGAGCAGCTTTCGGGGCGGTCGCGCGAGAAGGTCATCGGGCGCTCGTTCTTCTCCGATGTGGCGCCGTGCACCAACGATATCGAGCTGGGCGCCCGCTTTCGGGAGGGGATCGAAGACGGAAACCTCGACATCGATATCGAGTTCAGCTTTCCGTACCCGTACAACCGCGTGGCCCGCGACGTGCGCATCCGGGCGACCTCGGTGCACGGCCAAGAGGACCATATCAACCTGGTCCTCATCGAGGAGATCACCAGCCGGCGCGAGCTCGAGCGTAACAACCAGACGATGATGGCGAGCCTGCGGGCAATGATCGGCGCCGACGCGGTCGGGGACGCCGACGAGCGGAAACCGGCCGCCACGGTGACCCGCCAGAAGGCAGTGTGCCTGCTGGCAGACTTGTCGAGCTATGCGTCCGTGGCTCGCGAGGTGGCGCCCGACGAGCTGTTCGGCCTGCTCGATGGGCGCATTCGTCGCGCCGTGGCCGCCATCCACCGCTACGGCGGACATATCGACGAGATCACCGGCGAGGCGGTGCGGGCCTACTTCGTCATCGAGGAGCGTGAGGAGGTGCACAACCAAGCCTTCTTCAACGCCCTTCGGGCCGCGCGCGACATCACCGGAGAGCGAGGCGACGCCGAGTTCGAGCTGCCCTTCCGGGTGGGCATCGCCAGCGGCGAAGTCATCCAGGGGCAGCTGGGACGCGACGAGTTCTCCCAAAAGGCGACGGTGGGGGCGGCCTTTACCGCCGCCAGTCGCCTCGCCTCATTGGCCGGCGAGGCGCAGACGATGATGGCCGCCGACGTCGAGGAGCGCGTGCGTGAGTCGGTGGGCACCAGCGAGGTGCCGCGCATGCCCATTGTGGGCCTCGATGAAGTCTGGCCGGTCTATCGCCTCGAGCGAGTCGACCTTCCCTGAAGTTTCGCGCGGGCAACACGCCGCCGGCTACCTTTTTCGAGCACCAGTCTCGAGCACAAGGCTTGAAAGTGAGCACGCAAACGCGAACAACGACGACCATCGAACCGGGCGCGACGTTGATGGGGCGCTACGTCATCGAGGGCTGTCTGGGGAGCGGAGGCATGGGCAAGGTGTACCTGGCCCGCCAGCACCCGTTCGACCGCAAAGTCGTCATCAAGGTCATGCACGATCGGCACGTGGCCAACGACCAGTTGCGCCAGCGCTTTTTCAACGAGGCGCAGGCGGCAAGCCAGCTGTCGCACCCCAACACGATCACGGTCTACGACTTCGGTGAGGCCGACGACGGCATGCACTTCATCGTCATGGAGTACGTCGACGGGCGCTCGCTGCTCGAAGAGCTCAACGACAACGGGCCGATGTCGGTGGCGCGTGCGGTCCCGCTGGTCGTGCAGGTCGCCCAGAGCTTGGGCGAGGCGCACCGAAAGGGGATCATCCACCGCGACCTGAAGCTCGAGAATATCATGATCTCGGCGGTCGGCTCGGGCGACGAGTTCGCCAAGGTGCTCGACTTCGGGATCGCCAAGCTCACCGAGAAGAAGGTGGGGCTGACCCAGACGGGCTCGGTGTTCGGCACGCCGGGGTATATGCCGCCCGAGCAGGCCAACGGAAACGACAAGATCGACGCCACCGCCGATCTGTACGCGCTGACTTGCTGCCTGTACGAGTTGCTCACAGGCCGGCTGCCGTTCGAGGGGGAGTCGGCGTTGGCGGTCCTGATGAAGCATCAGACCGACCCGCCTCCCAGTCTGCCCGACCATCTGCCGCGGCGCCTCGACGCGTTCATCAAGCGCGGCATGGCCAAGCAGCCGCGCCATCGGCCCCAGAGCGCCGACGAGTATATCGCCGGGCTGCTCGCCTGTTTCGTCGACCGCGACAAAGCCGCCGGTCGGCGCAGGCCGCGCGAATCGTCGTCGTCGCACCCGAACATCGCGAGTGCGCAGACCAATGAAGGTACGCCACCGGGACCGAAGACCACCCGCCGAAAGGCGTCGGATGTGCACTCGCGGCCGACGATGCAGTCGCCGGTGCCCCAGCAGAAGCTCGATCGCGCCGCGATGGACGACCTGGGTCGAGCCAAGACGGCCTCGGGCGAGCACGACAGTATGTCGCCCAGGTTGCCGACGCCCCAGCCGAGTCCGAGTACCCCGGTGCCGCGTCTCGAGAAGAGGGAGCTGACAGGTGAGCCGACGCACGAGACGGGCCGAGACGTGTCCGAATCGCGCCCGGGCACTGGCGCTCGACCTGGCGAGCCGACCGACACGCGCGTCCCTCTAAGCTGGGTGGTCGCCGGCGGGTCGGTGCTCGTCGCTACCGGCGCTCTTCTCTTTGCCTTCAACAGCGCCCCCGAGCCCGCCCGCCCCTCCGCCAGCGCGGCAGCGACGAAGACGCCCGCCAAAGTCGAGCTGACCGTGGTGAGCGAGCCCGAGCGCGCCAGCATCTTCGCCGACGGCCAGCGCGTGGGGATCACCCCGGCAACGCTGAGCTTCGACGACGGCGAGACTGTCGACCTGCGCATCGAAAAGAGAGGGTTCCGCCCCGAGACGTTCGATGACTACAGAGTCGGCACCGCCGCCGACGGAAAGCTCGTGGTGCCGCTGGAGGCGGCCACGATCACCGTCACGGTGACCTCCCCGGATGCCGACGGCGAAGTGCTCGTCAACGGTGAATCGTTCGGAAGTCTGTTGGCGGGAGCGAGCCGTCGACTCGAGGTGAGCTGGCCGAAAGACGCGTTGGAGGTGCGCATTCGCTACGCCGACCGCGCTGACTACGTCGAGCGCATCCCCGCAGGGGCGATCTCGACCGACGTCGAAATCGCCCCTGCGGCCGATGAAGCGCTGGGGGCGAAGAAGTAGCGGCTACTGGAAAAAGGCGACGTTTCGGGAGGCGTCCGGAGCGAGGCGCTCGGGCAGGTTGAAGTCCTCGTAGATCGCCTTCATCGGACACTCGGGCACACAGGCGCCGCAGTCGATGCACGTCTCCGGATCGATGTACATCTGAATCTCGCGCAGCCGGTCGCGTTTGCCGTCCAACTGCAGCTTGCGAATCTCGTTGACCGGCAGTGGACCCTGGATGCAGTCAATCGGGCAGACGTCGACACACGAGGTATCGCAAGTTCCCTGGCACCACTCTGTGATCACATGGCTCATGGGCTCGACTCTTCCAAAGGCTCATCAACACTCTGCCTTTGAGATGCGTCGAGAGCCTATTCGGTAACACCCCCGATGACCCTGTGAGCCCCGTGCGGCCATCGTCGGGAACAGATTCCCTGTTACTGCGTCGCCGGCGACGCATCTAAGACCTGTAAGCCTTGACGTAGCGAGCCCCAAAATGATCCACCACGCCCGACAGATTTGTGTCGAAGCCAAGTTCGACCGGCTGGCCCAGCGAACCTGCAGCACGCTGGCCGACGCCGGCTTCGCCGAACGCAAAGTCGAAGGCGCCTTTTGCTTCGACGACGAATTCGCCCGCGAGCCGCTGAGCATTCGCCCCGTGGCGTTCACCGGCCGCGGCCTCGACTTTGGCAACGTGGTGCGCGTGCGGGGCGGCAGTCAGGTGCAGGTTCTCAGTATCGTGCTCATCCCCCCTAGCACTTCCCCATTACCCATCTTCGGCTGTGAGCTTCTTGTCTTCTCGCGCGGCGTGCACCTGGTGATGCTCGACGCGTTTCCTACCTGCGAGCACGAGGAAGCAAGCCGTCTCCTCCTAAAGCTCGAGCGCCTCGGCGCCTGTTTGGCCGATGCGTTCGAGCTCCATCCCGCCCCTGACTGGGGCAAGAATGTCTTCAGTGAGAAGGCCATCGTCATCAAACCCGACCCCCTCAAGCCCGCCGGGATCGGCGCTTTCGTGCCCGCGGTCAATAGCCTGCTGTCGGCCTACTTGACCGCGGCGGGCCAATGCCCCACCGCCCCCGAATCGATGCAAAGCCAGATTCGCGAAGCGCGCGCGCTGTACTTGAAAGACCACGCTGAGCAAGAGCCGGCGGGGCCGTTTTTGGAGAGAATCGCGGGCAAGGAGTGGGTCGACAAGTTCGTGTTCGACTTTTTGTTCCCGCAGTGGTTGGCGTGACTCACGGAGGCAGCGCGGGAAGCGCTGCCTCCGATGAGTGAGCTTTAGGGGCGGTACGAAGTCTTATTCGGTCACGATGTTCATGCGCCACGAATCGAGCTGACCCTCGTCGTACTTGGCGCGGTCGACCACCTGCAGCGTCCAATCGCCCGCCATGTCGACGCCTTCGAACTCGGCCAGAAGCTTGCCGGTGATGTGAACGTCGTCGGCCGACGGGTCGTCGACCTCATCGCCGTTGAAGACGGTGGCGGTGATGCCGTCGTGGGTCAGCGTGATCATCAGGTCGCCGGCGTAGGTGTGGCTGACGCCCAGATCGATGGCCAACTCGCTGACCTCGCCGGCTTCCTCGACGGTGATGGTGCTCGTCAGACCGGCGTCGTCGTTGTCGGGGATGGCCACGTTCGTCTCACCGTCGAACTCGTAGTCGCCGGCGACCGGCTCGGGCTGCGGTTCCGGGTCGGGGAACGGCGCGTCGGTCGCCACGTCGAATTCGAGCGTCCAGCCCTCGATGGTGCCCGTGTCGATGCGCGCGTTATCGCTGACCACGAGTTCCCACTCCCCTTCGGTATTCATGCCCTCGAAGCCGAGGATTTGCTCGGCCGACAGGCTCACGTTGTCTTCCCAGGCGGGGCTTGCGTCCTGGCCGTTGTAGACGAGCACGGTGGTGCCGTCGTGGCGCAGCTCGACGACCAAGTCGCCGCGGTAGGTATGCTCCACCTCGAGGTCGAGCTTCAGCCCGCTGATGACCTCGCGCTCGGCGACGGTGATGGTGCTCGTGGCGCCGTTGGGGTCGTTGTCGGGGATGGCCACCGACTCGGAGCTCGTGTAGCGGAACTCGCCTTCGGCCGGCTCGTCACCGCCGGGCGCGTCGGGGTCCTGGCGGCTCTCGGCGATCAAGTCGCGTACCAGGTCGGTGTCGATATGCGGGTTGCCGCTGCGAGCGCGCGTGGGCAGCCACAAGAAGTCGGGGTGGTTCTGGATCGAATCGCCCAGCCACTCGCCGCCGATGATCTTGCCCTCGCCGTCGAGCTCGAGGATGTAGTGGTAGTAGTCGTGGCGGGTGTAGCGCTCGATGTGGTCGCCGTTGGGGCGCGTCGAGGCGTGCGACTCGGTGATATAGTCGGTGGTCAGCTTGATCTCGATGAACTTCTCGGCGTCTTCATTATAGACGTACTCGACGGGCTCGCTGACCTCGCCGTCTTCGCCTTTGACCTTGAGAAGCTCGTGGGCCTCCTCGAGGGTGATTTCGCGCTGCTCGGTGATCTTGAAGCCGGTCACCGGCTGGTTCCACACCTCGTAGTTGTAGGTGCGGTCCTCGGCGATGGCGCGCTGCTGCAGGCCCAGGAAGTTGGTCACGATGACGTGGAAGGTGCCGGCGTTGACGTCGCGGCAGCCCGAGTTCATCACGCGGCCGGTCTCCTCGTCGCGCTCGACCTCTTTGTCGTTGCAGCGACCGCCGAGCATGTAGGCGTCGGCGCGGTCGTACTGGGCAATGATGAGCGCCTTGATGTCGCTGACCTCGAAGGTCACGCCGTTTCGGGTCACCGGACGAAGCGGCTCGTCCTCCAAGATCGCCGCCGGCACCCACGCGTGGCAAAGCCCCCACCAGGTCTCGACGCCGTCGCGGTCCTTGTTCTCGTCGCCATAGCCACACTCGTCTTTGTCGGCGAGGCCGTCGCCGTCGTCGTCGACGCCGTTATGCGACTTCCAGTTACCCTTGTAGCGGCTGGTGTACTCGGCGGCCGGGCCCAGCGAGGTGTAGTAGTCCTCGTCCCAGGTGCAGCTCGACGAGTCGAACGGCTTCAGGTCCATGAAGCCCTCGGGCTCGGCCCACCCGTTGAACGCCTTGTCGTACTTCTCGGCCGGCGACAACGTGTCGTGGCCCTGCCAGCGCGCGTTGATGCTATCCTCGTAGGTCGGCCAGTAGGTGTCGGCCCACGCCACGCGCTGCGAATAGCCCTCGATGGGCAACTCGGCGAACGTGTAGGTGAGCTCGCTGCGAAAGCGAGACGGGTCGTTGCGCCAGTTCCAGGCGTCGCCCTTACCGTCGGTGCCCTCCGACTGCTTGACCATGCCGTCGGGGGTTACGCGGGCTTTCGATGTGTCGTCAGCGCTCTCGGCGCAACCGGCGAGCGCGCCGATGGCGAGCAGACCGGCGATCGCCCACTTGGTGGTGTTGGTGTTCATCGTCTCTTCTCCCAGATATATCGCAAAATTCGTTGTGTTTGCGGGTTGTGGGGGAAGAGTAGATCAAGATGCGTGCCAATGTGGGGAGAGCGTAGCGTGGGTGTGGGAAGGGGGGTGGCAAGTCGGGTTGCCGGATGTGTGGGGGATGAGGGTGGAAGATGGAGTTGCCGGGGCCTCTCCCTCGATCCCTCTCCTTCCCTTCGCTTCGCTACGGGTGGAGAGGGGGTCCTCTCCTCGGTCCTCTCCTTCCCTCCACTTCGTTACGGGCGGAGAGGAAGACGTCGTTCAGTCGATCTCTGTACAGTGTGCGATGTTGCTTCATCGAACTCTGTACAAGGTGCGCTGTAGCAACATCTTCCTCCCCTGCGCGAAGCAAAGCGGAGCGTAGGGGAGGACCGAGGAGGGGACTCCTCCTCCGCGCAGCGAAGCGAAGTGGAGGAGGACCGAGGAGGAGGAAGAAAACGCCCAGCTACATCAACCGCGTTACAAACCAATACACACTCACCAACAACACCAACGCCGCCACAACTTTGATCGCCTTCGAGCCCCACTCCCGACCGCGCGCCCACGCGACCAGCGGGAACGCCGCGGCCACGATGGCGATCTGGCCCAACTCCACACCCACGTTGAACGACAACAGCGCCGGCACGAGCGCATCGGTCGGCAAGCCGACCTCGTCGCGCAGCACGTACGAGAACCCGAAGCCGTGCAACAGACCGAACGCGAAGGTCAGCGCGTACAGGTGCAAGGGCGGACCGACCTCTTCGTCGTCTTTGCTCGCATCGGCGGGCTTCTTCGCTTCGAGCAGAAGCTCGACGGCGACCCAGGCGATCGACAGCGCGATGAGCGGCTCGACGACCGTAGGCGGCAACGTGAGCACCTCCAGAGCGCTCAACGCCAACGTGATCGAGTGGGCCAGCGTAAAGCTCGTGACGACGACCAAGAGCGGCCGGAAGCGGCGGGCAGCCAGCAGCAGGCATAGAACGAAGAGCACGTGGTCGATGCCGAGCACGATGTGCAAGACGCCCTGCCAGATATATTGGACGAAGACGTCCCAAAAGCTCTGCTCGGAGGCGGCTTGGCCGTCGGCGCCGACTTGTACGGTGTAGCTCGAGGTGTCGCGGTTGAAGACGGTGGTGTGGATGTCTTTGCCGATCTGGATCTGGCCGTAGTGGGTGTAGCCATTCTTCGAGGCGAGCATCACCTCGTTGGTCAGGGTGACCTCACCGAGGGCGTCGTCGCATTGAACCGTCTTTCGAAAGAGCAACGACGCCATGCGCCGGCCCATGTCGACGAAGTCTTGGTGGGTGGGCTGGCAGACTTGGCCGTTGTTGGTGACCTGCAGATGCTCTTCGAAATACGAGCCGATGGCCGGCTCGAGATACGGCAACTCGGATTGGTCGACCCAGCCGTCACCGTTGGGGTCGAGCTTCAGGTGGTCGGTGACGTCGTCCGGCGAGATCGCCAGCAACATGTCGACCTCGCGCTTGTCGGGGCGGACCTCGACGTTGAGCGTACTGACGGCTGTTTGATGCGCAAAGGCCGGCTGGGACACCATCACGAAGCTGGCCACAACGGCCAAAACGATACAGCTCATCCGTACGAGCAGCTGGGTGCACATAAAACGAAGCCTGAGTTGTCGCTTGCGGTAAAGCTTATTCGGCAGCTTTGGCTGCCTCGACTGGTTTCGTCGTCGCTTCGACGTGCGAAAACAGTTCGATGGGCTCGACTTTCAAGGCTAGGGCCAGGGAGACCAAGTTGTCGAGGGATATGTTCCGACGACCGTTTTCGACCATCGACAGGTAGGAGCGGTTTAATCCGGCTCGCTCGGCGAGCTTGGACTGAGACATGCCGTTGGCACGGCGTAGTCGGCGAAGATTCCCACCCACCTGCTGGCGGAAATTTAAAATGTACTGATCGTCAGAGAGCATGAGCGTGCAAGTTCGTGCGTTAGATTTACGGAAATTTAACACCCCTGCGCACTATACGCAACAGCAAATCCGGTTCTATGCACTTAGATGCAGCTCCTCGGCCCTTTGTTACGAAAAATTCAGTTTTTTATCTCAAATTCTTTAATACTCCCATGCGATCTTGGCTGAAAAGGAGCGTCCTTCGAACTGGCGAAGTGCCTGTCGAGTGCCGACGGTCTCGGGCTGGTCGAGGTCGAGAAGATTCTTTGCCTTGAAGCCGAGCTTGAAGTGGTCGGAGAGCCGCTGTGAGTAGACGAAATCGACCACGTGGGACGGCTCTTCGTAGGTGTCCGGACGCCCGCGAGCGCCGACGCTGATAATGCGCTGGCCGAAGACGTTGTAGAGCAAGGTCGCCGAGGTGCCCAGGTCGGCGTTGTCGTAGCCGAACTGCATGTTGACGACAAAGGGCGACTGCCCCTGCAGCGCGCGCTCGGTGTTGGTGAGCACGTCATTTTCGCCGATATCGACCTGCGAGGCGATCAGCGCCACGTTGCCGGCGATATAAAAGTCGCGGAACGCGTCAGATAGCACGTCGAGGTTCTTGCGCGCGTCGAACTCGACGCCGTAGTTGGTCGCGCCCTCGGCGTTGGAGTAGGTCTCCTGAGGCGGCGTGCCCGGCTCGAGCACGATCTCGATAGGAGCTTCGAACAACTTGAGGAAGGCGCCGACCGACACCGACTCGCCGCGGCTCGGATACCACTCCCAGCGGGCGTCGAAGTGAGTGATCGTAGCGCGCTCGAGGTTAGGGTTGCCGCAGACTTGGCGGCCGCCGACGACCGAAGCGAAGCAGGCCGGAGACAGCTCGCGAAAGTCGGGGCGGTTGACCGTGCGGGCGACCGCGCCACGAAGCTGCATGTCGTCGACGAATTTCCAAGTGGTGCTCAGCGAAGGCAGCACGTCGAGCCGGTCGAGGGTCGACTCGTCGACCTCATTGGTGAAGAGCTGTTGGGTGGTGACCGTCTGCGTCGACTGCTCGAGACGTACACCTGCAGCGATCTCGAAGGTCTCGGTGAGCGGTAGCTCGGTGAGCAAGTAGGGGGCGACGATGATGTGCGCGGCGGTGTAGTTGTCCGTCGGACGCGTCGTCTCCAAGATCTCGTAGCCGTCCGGGCCGATGGTGCCGTCGTTGATCAATTCCTCGGGCGACTGGGTGCGCTCCTGTTCGGAGGGCGGCGGCTCGGCTTTGAAGGAGAAGCGGCGCGTCGACACCGCGCGATCCTTGTAGAGAAAGTCCGCGCCCGTCTTGACCTTGGCCTCCAATGAGGACCACACGTCGAAGGGAATGGTGACCGAAGCGCCCAGGTCGTGGCTGTTGTCGACCAAGTCGCTGTAGAGGCGCACGTTGCCGTCGGGGCGGTTCGACAGCACCCAATCGTTGACACGCGGGTTCCAGTCGTAGCGGTAGTCGCGACGGTCGGGCTCGTCGCGGCGTGCCTGGCCGTAGGCGTAGCGCCAGTCGATCTCGATGTCGTTCCAGTCCTCGACTTTGTGCTCGCCGCGAAGCTGGTGGAACATCAACTGGCGCTCGAGCCAGCGCAGGCGGGTCATGCGGATATCGTCGCCGATATCGTCGTAGTAGCCCTGATAGACCTGGGTTTCGTTGTCGGTCAGCCGCGAGATCATCGAGGTGAGCTCGATCATGTTGCCCTCGTCGAACTGAAGACCACCGGCGAGCATCGCCGACAAGACGACTTCGTCGATGCGCTCGTCGAAGTCGTATTGGTTGACGATCGTCTGGTCGGCGTTGAGGAAGTAGGTTTTGTTGTAGCGGTTGACGTCGTGGTCGTTGTCGTAGCTGAGCGCGATGCGGTAACCCGCGTCGGCGTCGAACAGCTCGACTGTGTCGCCGAGGTCGGCCGAGATGCCTAGCCCCGGCATCACCGTCTCGCTGCGCGTCGAATAGTGGTTCGGCATCGCCTCACCGATCGCCTCGAGCTCTCGAGGGCTGAAGCCGTTGTCCGAGAACGTGCCGCCACGCTTGAGCGGGCTCTGGGCGGCGGCCCGGCGCACCTTCTCGGGCAGCGCGCGGGTGCCGTCGTCGAAGCCCAGCCAGTCCAAGCCGCCGCCCTGATAGGCCAATCCGTCCTGAAAGGTCGTCATCGTGTTGGCGCCCAGCGATAGCTCGACGCCGGCCGAGAAATCCGAGGGAAACGAGCGGGTGCGCATACGCACCACGCCGCCGCCGAAGCCGCCGGGCATGTCTGCCGAGTAGGTCTTCTGGACGACGACGCTGTCGAGAATGGAGGTCGGGAACAGGTCGAGTGGAACCACGCGTCGCTCGGGGTCGGGACTCGGCAGACTCGATCCGTTCAACAACGAGCTGGAGTAGCGCTCGCCGAGTCCGCGCACATACACGTACTTGCCGCCGACGACCGTCAAACCGGTGACGCGACTGAGCGCCGACGCCGCATCGGAGTCGCCGCTCTTGGAGAATTGCTCGGCGCCGATGACGTCGGCGACCTGCGAGGTCTCCTTACGCTCTTCGAGCAGCGAAATGGTGCCGCCCTCGATGCGCGGGATGGTGACTTTGAACGCAGCCAGACGAACTGACGCCGGGGTCATCGCGATGGTGACGTCGGCCTCCCCTTCGGCCGCGACCTCCACGCCGGTCTCGCTGGCGGTGCTGTACTCGGGATGGATGACCGAGAGGTCCCAGGTGCCCGAGGGGACCTGCATGGTGAATCGACCGTTTTTGTCGGTCTTCGCCTCTTCGGCGAGCCCGCGCACGAACACGCGCGCCCCCTCGATGGGTGTCTGCCCCTCGAAGGAGACGACGGTGCCGGACAACGTGCCCGGAGGACCGGTGTTCTCGGGCTGTTGGGCCTCGGCAGCTTGGCGCCCCTTGCCGAGCTCGACGGTCTCGACGTCGGCGATCACCTCACCATCGGCGCGCACCTCGACGACCACCTCGGCGCCCTCGCCGCGAGCCACTTCGACGTCGTCGATCCGAGCCGAAGCCATGCTCTCGTGGCTGATGCTCAGGGTGTACGTGCCCGGGGCGACGTTCAGCCACGCTGCCCCGTCTTTATTGGTTTCGAGGGTCTGGTCGCCCACCTCGACCTCGGCGCCCTCGACCGGAAGGCCGTTGGGCGGGCCGAAGACGACCACATGGATCTGACCCGTAGGCTCGGCAAAACCGAGCGATGGCGACGCCGCGACGACAAAGACCACGGCCGCCAAACATGCTGCGAAATGCTTCATAGCTTATATCTCAACAGCCCGAGGGCTCCTGCTGACACATCTGAACTGTCTTGCGCAGTTGCACGGCACTTTCGAACAGTTGTGCGTCGGTGACTCTCTTCAGGAGACGCTCGGCGTCCTCATAGTCGCCGGTCTGAAACCGGGCGTAGGCGAGTGTGTAGAGAATACTCTGTTCATCCTGGTCATCGAGCAGCCCCAGCCGCGACAGGCGCATCTCGAGCGACGCGATGCGCTCGAATTGCTTGCGGTCGAGCAGGATGGCCACCCGCTGCTTGAACTTTTTCTTTTGGTCTTCGACCTGCGAGTTCATGTAGAGGGCGCGCTCGAAGGCGCCGGCGCGCCGATAGAGTTCGGCTGACTCGAGCACGTACTTTTTGTCGAACTCGGCGGCCTGCTGCAGGAACTCACCGGCCGTGATCAGGTGGCCGGTGGCGATATAG
It encodes:
- a CDS encoding PAS domain-containing protein, whose translation is MTHYKKPDLEPAILEACLDQLPIGAILVDDEGVIKRFNRYEEQLSGRSREKVIGRSFFSDVAPCTNDIELGARFREGIEDGNLDIDIEFSFPYPYNRVARDVRIRATSVHGQEDHINLVLIEEITSRRELERNNQTMMASLRAMIGADAVGDADERKPAATVTRQKAVCLLADLSSYASVAREVAPDELFGLLDGRIRRAVAAIHRYGGHIDEITGEAVRAYFVIEEREEVHNQAFFNALRAARDITGERGDAEFELPFRVGIASGEVIQGQLGRDEFSQKATVGAAFTAASRLASLAGEAQTMMAADVEERVRESVGTSEVPRMPIVGLDEVWPVYRLERVDLP
- a CDS encoding serine/threonine-protein kinase, with the translated sequence MSTQTRTTTTIEPGATLMGRYVIEGCLGSGGMGKVYLARQHPFDRKVVIKVMHDRHVANDQLRQRFFNEAQAASQLSHPNTITVYDFGEADDGMHFIVMEYVDGRSLLEELNDNGPMSVARAVPLVVQVAQSLGEAHRKGIIHRDLKLENIMISAVGSGDEFAKVLDFGIAKLTEKKVGLTQTGSVFGTPGYMPPEQANGNDKIDATADLYALTCCLYELLTGRLPFEGESALAVLMKHQTDPPPSLPDHLPRRLDAFIKRGMAKQPRHRPQSADEYIAGLLACFVDRDKAAGRRRPRESSSSHPNIASAQTNEGTPPGPKTTRRKASDVHSRPTMQSPVPQQKLDRAAMDDLGRAKTASGEHDSMSPRLPTPQPSPSTPVPRLEKRELTGEPTHETGRDVSESRPGTGARPGEPTDTRVPLSWVVAGGSVLVATGALLFAFNSAPEPARPSASAAATKTPAKVELTVVSEPERASIFADGQRVGITPATLSFDDGETVDLRIEKRGFRPETFDDYRVGTAADGKLVVPLEAATITVTVTSPDADGEVLVNGESFGSLLAGASRRLEVSWPKDALEVRIRYADRADYVERIPAGAISTDVEIAPAADEALGAKK
- a CDS encoding 4Fe-4S dicluster domain-containing protein, with product MSHVITEWCQGTCDTSCVDVCPIDCIQGPLPVNEIRKLQLDGKRDRLREIQMYIDPETCIDCGACVPECPMKAIYEDFNLPERLAPDASRNVAFFQ
- a CDS encoding proprotein convertase P-domain-containing protein — protein: MNTNTTKWAIAGLLAIGALAGCAESADDTSKARVTPDGMVKQSEGTDGKGDAWNWRNDPSRFRSELTYTFAELPIEGYSQRVAWADTYWPTYEDSINARWQGHDTLSPAEKYDKAFNGWAEPEGFMDLKPFDSSSCTWDEDYYTSLGPAAEYTSRYKGNWKSHNGVDDDGDGLADKDECGYGDENKDRDGVETWWGLCHAWVPAAILEDEPLRPVTRNGVTFEVSDIKALIIAQYDRADAYMLGGRCNDKEVERDEETGRVMNSGCRDVNAGTFHVIVTNFLGLQQRAIAEDRTYNYEVWNQPVTGFKITEQREITLEEAHELLKVKGEDGEVSEPVEYVYNEDAEKFIEIKLTTDYITESHASTRPNGDHIERYTRHDYYHYILELDGEGKIIGGEWLGDSIQNHPDFLWLPTRARSGNPHIDTDLVRDLIAESRQDPDAPGGDEPAEGEFRYTSSESVAIPDNDPNGATSTITVAEREVISGLKLDLEVEHTYRGDLVVELRHDGTTVLVYNGQDASPAWEDNVSLSAEQILGFEGMNTEGEWELVVSDNARIDTGTIEGWTLEFDVATDAPFPDPEPQPEPVAGDYEFDGETNVAIPDNDDAGLTSTITVEEAGEVSELAIDLGVSHTYAGDLMITLTHDGITATVFNGDEVDDPSADDVHITGKLLAEFEGVDMAGDWTLQVVDRAKYDEGQLDSWRMNIVTE
- a CDS encoding HupE/UreJ family protein — protein: MSCIVLAVVASFVMVSQPAFAHQTAVSTLNVEVRPDKREVDMLLAISPDDVTDHLKLDPNGDGWVDQSELPYLEPAIGSYFEEHLQVTNNGQVCQPTHQDFVDMGRRMASLLFRKTVQCDDALGEVTLTNEVMLASKNGYTHYGQIQIGKDIHTTVFNRDTSSYTVQVGADGQAASEQSFWDVFVQYIWQGVLHIVLGIDHVLFVLCLLLAARRFRPLLVVVTSFTLAHSITLALSALEVLTLPPTVVEPLIALSIAWVAVELLLEAKKPADASKDDEEVGPPLHLYALTFAFGLLHGFGFSYVLRDEVGLPTDALVPALLSFNVGVELGQIAIVAAAFPLVAWARGREWGSKAIKVVAALVLLVSVYWFVTRLM
- a CDS encoding helix-turn-helix domain-containing protein; this translates as MLSDDQYILNFRQQVGGNLRRLRRANGMSQSKLAERAGLNRSYLSMVENGRRNISLDNLVSLALALKVEPIELFSHVEATTKPVEAAKAAE